The nucleotide window AAAACCCAAAAATCCATTCACTAATCTCACCAAGTCCTCCTTACAACAAGATTACATCATATACACAGCTAGATTCAACACCAGACaatcaaaccaaaaacaaatctAATGCAAATCACTCCCCTCAAACCCTGAATTTCCAGATCACGATTGCTCAAAGAGATACCATGATCTAACCCATTTCACAGCCTCTCATCTCATAATCCACAAGATTAAACCACAACATCACAATACCGATCAATAGTTTCAAGAAAACACagataaacaacaagaaaactcaaagaaacacaaaattcaGCATAGATGATCACCTGCGAGCAAGAACCCTCAAAGCCAGTTCACAGGTCCCTTGTCGAAGCCCCAATCAAGAAGGGCAGCAACGATCGATCCTTCCCCCCAGTTCCGCAGATGAGATCGCGGAATCCACGATGGTTCTCTATCTACAGCGCCGCCTCCGCCATCAACGAACGATCTCTCTCGCTCCGCGCTTGATCTCGTTCTGGTTCTCTCGGTGATCGAACCCTCCCCCTTTTCTTGCGGTTTAGAAAAAAAGAACCCTTTTTCTCTCCCTTTTTcgaatgatttatttatttatttatttatttatttctcgtAGAAAAATTATGGTGGGGCCCATTTGGATGATGAGCTGTAAGTTATCTCGCGGTGCAAGTAAGAAGTTAGTTACCGTGGTCTAATCTAGTCCGGAATAGTACGAGTAAACAGTAAAAGAAAATTTGCTTACACACCCTTGGCAAAAGTAGAAATTTGTTTTTTCGAATGTATACTTTATGGATATACTATTGTACGGTTGAAGAAATGAAATAttgaatttgtgatttttttttttaatactttataaatatattatataagcatTACAAATAAtgtcaatattaaatattaaaatgataatattaatatggACGGAACTACCGAGGTCgactaaaaaaaattggtacGGGGCTTTGCGGAAATTATTGAAAACAATTTCATAGCAAAGCTCGAGGATTCCATTTTCACTATCAAGCGAAGTCTCAAGTTTTTGGGGCAGCGCTCAAAGGAGTTCATGGGAGACACGTTGGTTGGGGAGGCGCAGGACCAGACCATGAAATAGCTTGTTGTGCGGGTTGTTTGGGTGTGAAAAAACATTATTGTTTCccattttatctttcttttgtttttaacttGTCATATTATTCCACATATAgttgattttcattttgttgctggatctttgttgttttgttatgttcCATTTTTTTGTAGTGGGCTGTTGTTGTGTTCATTCATTTCTAATCTCAGTcatttatccacattttcaatatatatatatatatatatgataactaaacataaatttagcttcattaattttgaattttaatataaatacaaagTAACTACTAAATCACAAAGACAGAGATATTGAGACACAAAATTTGAAGgcttttcatataaatatatttataattttagattttttaagaGTATATGTgcaaaaactatttaaaattacTATCACCCCATTGTGTTGGATTTACTATGAAATTGTAAACACAAAATATAAGCAAGAATGTTTTCTTCTTAAAAGTccaatttgtttttgttcacATGTTCACTTGAAAACATTGGTGCTTTTGAGTCTTGATATGTGACTTTTAGAAATATCTCTTGTTAGTCATaggttaatttaaaattaaaatgaataagaaaacaacaaaatttgattGGTCattatcctatatatatatatatatatatatgaataacaGTTAATCTTAATTTAATATTCAAACTTTTGACTCTAATGTATGATATGTATATAAGAATTTTGTTTAGGGTTGCTAAATTAAACCACATGGTGGAAATGTGGAATCATATAGAAGTTTTATGCCCTTTATGTGTGGCAGAAAGCAAcataaaatgatttaaaaaacatGGATGATATTAAAAAGGAATTAAGTGgtacataattaaatattttatatatatatttcgtcAAAAAGGTGCATTAGACCAAGAAGTAGGAAAAACACCATTATTTGTTGAATgacaagcctagcttttgaaagcttgatattttatttgcatgctaACTATGGTAAGCTTTTTGATTAATAACCATCTcatcttaatatattataaacagTTATTCTCATTCAATtacatttttctaaaaaaaattgaagtttggtaGATTCCACAACTATTCAATACAATATATTATGTATAGAtctatgttaaaaaaatgagctaagcccaattattatatataagcatgattacaagtttttttttttaaaattcaatttgctttTTCTCTTTATTCTACTATAAACTCAATTTATCCTCTATTTACATAtggaagattttttttaaaaaaatatataataacatctcttatttggaaaaattataTGGTTTACTTTCACATTATAAGAAGTatggtaactttttttttttaccaagcAAGAGAGAAAAAATCAACTTCgtcttataattttatttgaggTGAGTGGCTTGCccaccttaatatatatatatatatatattatgtttgtgttttatCAAATATTACTATACACTTTAGATGTGAAGTTTTCACAAAgcttttaattcaatttttttaacaaaattaactaTAATGTTCTAACAacataagaataataataataaaaaaaaaaaaacagaatgaTATAAAAGACTAATTATTTACTAGATAAGGAGGTTATATATCATTGATActaaatgaatatgataaataaCAAATGACTCAAGCGagtaattaagaaataaataaatatttatttatatgactTATCCAAAGCTTAGAGACTATGTGACGCAATGGATGATGTGTAACATGATAAGGAAATCCTTTGAAGATGGCATGCACGTGACTACGTGAGTTGGTGTATTGATATGAAAGTCACTAAACCTCATTCACACAGagcatataattttttaagcttgatttctatattaataaatgaaaataaataaatacaaaattgttATTCCAATGATTTTTTAGAAATATCATTTAAttcaaatagttaaatatacTCTTAATTCAAAACTAAGTTATGCTTCATTAAGAGATGCTctcaactttaaaaaaaaaaaatagaaataagtgaaaataaattaaatctttatatttatttttgtggaaCAAGGGGGTGCACTTGGGTGCATGTAAACCTAAAATGGGCATTGGCTAAGTATCTCTTATTAATGGGTCATTGTTTTGGTTTCAAAGTTTGGCTAAAAGCCAAACTttgaattagatatatatatatttatttttgtaaggCAAGAGATGGCTTGCAAAATCCAATGGTGGCTAGGCTAGGCTAGGCTAGGCTATGTCATTGCTTTGATCTTCATTCTTGGAGTTTATTATTCACCTAACAACTTATGGACAAAACTTCAGGGATTAGGGACCACTTTCTTTATCACAATCAGAGATCAATCTCATTTATTAAGCTCACCAAAGTCAAATGAAACAATTAATCTGATAATTGAATagatgaaattatttattttattgtttcttaCTTATTCATATTACTTCTCTGGTTTTTTTACTTGTCtcatttaaaagatttttttatttattaatttaaaaaatttatgaaatattaaatattattttttaaaatctacaTTTTATATTCAATATAATTGTATAAGattcaataaatcatatttaaccacacattttattaaatcatattttaaataaaataattttattaaataatataattattattataaattttaaattatcaactaattttaatcgACTTTTTGAatcatgtaaattaattaaaatagattaaaaaaactgACTGATCATTTTGCTAAGAGGAGAAATATCTCTAATTTTCTATTTGACACAACTTAAAAGAAATACACTTTTCTAACCATTCAATCAATtactttaataaaaacaaataaaataaatattaatttgatcaaaaaaatttcataactaTTGCTTTAAAAATGAACTAAATATAcatttaaacaacaaaaaaaatctataaattaaattttttttagtggctCATACCTAATTCtcataacttataaaaaaatcattttctaCAAGAAAAAATCTAGAAGcgcatttttgaattttataagatgtaaaaataattatgaaatattttaaattttattttattaaaaaaatttaaaaaaaacttaaaaatataaatggtaGCTCACctagaaaataatcaaaacgTAGCCCCTTGACCTTCTAGAAGCTCACACCACCAACCACGTGTGCCTCGTTGCGTTTCTCAGGCATCAAGCCATCCTACAAACCCGAACCTTCCAATCACTTCCAACTAAATCTCAccgttaattttttttctcaagattCCCGCTCGTGATCACACGGCCGCCTTCCACTCGTTTTCCTCTTTTATGAAAACGCGCCTCATGttatctctttttataaaaaCGCAAAACGAAATccaaagagagagaaagggatTGAGAAGGGACTCTCACATGGAGGAACAGCGAGAAGCGATCTCAGCCGCACATCTAGGATCACCGAAGTGGATCCCGGCCGTCCGTAGCGACGGAGATGGCAACCGTGATGCGGAGAAGGAGGAGGTCGGCGACGACTCCGACTTCGCATTCGTGCCTCGGGATCCGATATCCGGCCAGGAGGTCACCGCCGATGATATCTTCTCCAATGGCCAGATCCGCACAGCATTTCCCCTCTTCGGGCGAGAGCTTGCGCCGGTGATCCCGATGCAGGGGCTGGCGATCAAGGATCGGGATGAGCTCGTGGGGTCGGCGTCATCGTCGGAGTGCGACGAGCTGGAGGGTGTTCCAGAGGCGAGCTATTGCGTCTGGGCGCCGGAGCGGCAGGTGCGGAGCAAGTCGTATGGCGAACCAGGGAGGTTGCGGCTTCGTGATATTGTTCAGGGCCGGAGCCGGAGTGATGGGAATAAGAAGTTCTTGTTTCTCGCGCCgcctccgccgccgccgccggtggtggagaaggagaaggagaaatcTAAAGGAGGGAGTGAGAAGAAGGGGAAGGTGGGTAAGGTTACCGAATTGGATATAGTCACCGCACATAGGCTTTACTATTCGAAGAAAGGCGGTGAGGGTATGAAGGGCGGTAAGCGGTCATTCTTACCTTACCGGCCGGAGTTTGTTGGGTTCTTTGGCAATGCTGCAAATAGATCCCATTTCtagaatttttataaatatatatatatatatatatttaattatgttttgcattgtatttgtttaattaattaattaattaattaattttagcgTTATTTAGTTGTTTGTGTACATTGATTGTGGTGTGATGAGAGACGTGTAACATGATGAAgagttttgatttgatttgatttgattttgttggtGTATTCTGACTATTAGTTGTACAAAAATGAGACAGAATGGATGAAGAAGTCAATGGGTTGATtttgaacttgatttgatcttaaaattcttcatgttttttttggTAGGTAGGATTATAATTTGATCCGTATGAGTTTCACACACTCGTGCaatttatttggtttgttttgCATCTAACAAAACACTGCATTTGTTCTctctcatttaatttttttttaaaaatctttttaaggTGTTTTTCACATgtacatattaaatatttaatcagatCCTTAAATCATGCTTTATCATGgtcaattttaaaataagaaattactataataccCCAAAGCCTTTTGTTTAGTTATATTCctaaaattctttattttagaattttgttaACCTCAGTTCAGTTGTATGCATGCAATTATAAAATTTCCATCAAATCTTAAGGTTGATTGAACCATTCTTTTATCAAGCCTGCCCATACtagtttatttcattaaaatacaCTCTGCAAGCACACTAGGGTGCTTCACATACAAAGTTTGTGAACTAGGCTGAATGGTAATTGATCATTGATGGACATTTTCTCAAGCACAGGGTTTAATTAAGCAGGGAGAGGACTCAAAC belongs to Dioscorea cayenensis subsp. rotundata cultivar TDr96_F1 chromosome 17, TDr96_F1_v2_PseudoChromosome.rev07_lg8_w22 25.fasta, whole genome shotgun sequence and includes:
- the LOC120280574 gene encoding uncharacterized protein LOC120280574; its protein translation is MLSLFIKTQNEIQRERKGLRRDSHMEEQREAISAAHLGSPKWIPAVRSDGDGNRDAEKEEVGDDSDFAFVPRDPISGQEVTADDIFSNGQIRTAFPLFGRELAPVIPMQGLAIKDRDELVGSASSSECDELEGVPEASYCVWAPERQVRSKSYGEPGRLRLRDIVQGRSRSDGNKKFLFLAPPPPPPPVVEKEKEKSKGGSEKKGKVGKVTELDIVTAHRLYYSKKGGEGMKGGKRSFLPYRPEFVGFFGNAANRSHF